GCTATCCTTTACGTGGGACCGCTCTGGATGGTTTGTCACATTTGAATTAACAGAGGTAGACGGTAAAACGGAATTTACGTTAACCCACGGTGGTTGGGGGAACGCAGAAGACGTTATTACTGGTACAGGAGAAAAGCAAGGAACTGTTCATGACCGCATGAATAATGGTTGGGAATCGATCGTTTACGATGCTCTGAAGAAGGCTGTTGAAGGGTAATGACTGCGG
The Bacillus shivajii DNA segment above includes these coding regions:
- a CDS encoding SRPBCC family protein, producing MSEQNNQLPEIQKHLVLNAPIQKVWDAVATSEGIAEWFMPNNFEPKEGHEFYLESPFGQSPCKVTEIDEPNKLSFTWDRSGWFVTFELTEVDGKTEFTLTHGGWGNAEDVITGTGEKQGTVHDRMNNGWESIVYDALKKAVEG